The sequence below is a genomic window from Clostridium sp. BJN0001.
TAAAACTTCAGCTACAACTTTTAGAAGTGCTCCTTCATCGTTGTTAACTTTAAGTCCCTTTTCATCTATTATAGTCTTTGGAGATGAACCTGTATTAAACATCTCTTCTACTACCTTTTTACCAATAGCATTAGTTATTGTCTTATTTTTAATAACTTCTATAAGTTCTGCAACATCAGAAGGTTTAAATTTAAGTTCCTCAATCCATGTTCCCTTTTCATTCATGAGTCTTGAAATATCTCCCATGATCCAGTTTGATGATGCTTTAGGATCTTTTGATATCTTTGCAGTTTCATCAAAGAAATCTGCCATACTATCAGTTAATGTTAAAACATGTGCATCATATTTAGGAAGTTTATAGTCTTCTATAAATCTCTTTTCCTTTTCATATGGAAGTTCAGGAATTGATTTTTTAACTTTATCAATCCAATTATCAGAAATATTTATAGTAACTAAATCTCCTTCTGGGAAATATCTGTAATCATTAGCCTCTTCTTTGCTTCTCATTACAGTAGTTTTTGCTTCATTTTCATCCCATCTTCTTGTCTGAACTTTAAGTTCTTCACCTTTTTCTATCGCTTCAACCTGTCTATCATGTTCATATCTTAAAGCTTTTTCAAGAGCTTTAAATGAGTTCATGTTCTTAATTTCTGTTCTTATACCAAATTTTTCAGTTCCCTTTTTTCTTACTGAAATATTTACATCACATCTTAAAGAACCCTCTTCCATCTTACAGTCAGATGCACCTATAGAATTCAATATGCTTTTAAGCTTTGTAAGATATGCTGTTGCTTCTTCAGGTGTTCTCATATCTGGTCTTGATACTATTTCTATAAGAGCCACTCCAGCTCTATTATAGTCGACTAATGTTCCTCTTTTTGTATGTAGAAGCTTACCTGCATCTTCTTCTATATGAATTCTTTCAATCCCTATTCTCTTTATGTTCTCATCTGCGTCCTCTATATCTATATATCCATCTCTACAAAGTGGAAGCTCATCCTGAGTTATCTGATAATTCTTAGGACAGTCAGGGTAGAAGTAATTCTTTCTATCCATTCTTGAAAGTTTTGTAATGCTACAGTTTAAAGCAAGACCTGCTTTCATTCCTAGCTCAACTACTCTTTTGTTAAGCTTAGGAAGTGAACCTGGAAGTCCTAAACATACAGGGCAAACATGTGTGTTAGGCATACCGCCAAATTCAGTTGTACATCCACAGTAAATTTTAGTTTTTGTTAAAAGTTCGCAGTGAACTTCAAGTCCTATTACTGATTCAAATTCCATCTCCTACGTAATCCTCCTTTTATAAATTAGGCTTTTTTTCATGCCATGTAGTTGATTTTTCATAGCTATACGCTAAATTGAATAAATTATCTTCTCTAAAATAGTTACCCATAATCTGTAATCCTACTGGAAGTCCGTTTGCTTCACCACAAGGAAGTGATATAGCTGGAATACCGGCTATATTTACAGGTACTGTATAAATATCTCCTAAATACATCTCAAGTGCATTGTTTGTCTTTTCACCTATCTTGTATGCAGGTGTTGGTGCTGTTGGTGAAATTATAGCATCATACGATTTAAATATTCTTTCAAAATCACCTTTAATAAGATTTCTTACCTTTAATGCTTTTTTGTAATATGCATCATAATATCCTGATGATAATGCATATGTTCCAAGCATTATTCTCTTCTTAACTTCTTTTCCAAATCCTTCACTTCTTGATTTAAAATAAACATCAATGGCATCTTCAGGATTTTCTGTTCTATGACCATATCTTATTCCATCAAATCTTGCAAGATTTGATGATGCTTCTGCACATGCTATTATGTAATATGCTGAAATAGCATAATCTGCAAGTGGAAGTGATACTTCACTTACTTCAGCTCCATTTTTCTTAAATACATCAAGCGCATTATATATCGCAGATTTAACATTTTCATCTAGGCCTTCTTTAAAGAATTCCTTAGGAACTGCTATCTTCTTTCCTCTTACATCTTCATTTAAGAAATTTTTATATAAAGGAACATTTTTATCTACAGTTGTAAAATCTTTTGAATCAATTCCTGCTATAGCCTGAAGTGATAAAGCACAATCCTCTACATCTCTTCCTAATGTTCCTACCTGATCAAGTGTAGAACCATATGCTACAACTCCGCTTCTTGATACTCTTCCATATGTAGGCTTAAGTCCTACAATTCCACAAAAAGATGCTGGCTGTCTTACAGAACCACCTGTATCTGTTCCTAGTGCTATTGGTGTTTCTTCTGCTGCAACTGCTGCTGCAGATCCACCTGATGATCCTCCTGGAACTCTATTTAAATCCCATGGATTTTTAGTTATTTTATATGCAGAATTTTCTGTAGATGAACCCATTGCAAATTCATCCATATTTGTTTTTCCAATTATTACAGCATCTTCATTTAATGCTTTTTCTGTAACTGTTGCATCGTATGGAGAAACATACGATTTAAGTATTTTTGATGCACATGTATTCTGCATTCCTCTTACACTTATATTATCCTTTAAAGCTAGAGGAACTCCTCCTAAAACTCCTAAATCCTCTCCTTTTTTTATTTTTTCATCAAGAGCTTCTGCTCTTTTTAGAGCCTCATCTTCTGCAACATATAAGAAAGCGTTGACTTTAGATTCTGTACTCTTTATTTTTTCTATATGAGATTTTGTAATCTCCTGCACAGATGCTTCTTTTTTTGAAATTATGTCTTTAAGCTCATGTGCTTTATATTTTGTAAAATCCATTATGTTACCTCCTGATTTTTTCTATTCTCGTATAATTGTAGGAACTAAAACATACTCTTCTAAATTATCTGGAGCATTATTAATTACATCATCAAGTTGAAGTGAAGGTTCAACTTCATCTTCTCTAAATTTATTTTCAATATAATAAGGATTTACTATTATATCTTCTTTTTCAGTATCTAGTTCATTTAATTTTTCAAAATATCCTAAAATCTGATTAAGACCTTCCTGAAGTTCTTCTTTTTCTTTATCATTAAATTCTAATCTTGCAAGTTCTGCAACATATTCAACGTCTTTTTTACTTACAGACATTATTTAAATCCTCCTTTAATATTAATCTATTACTATATTTTAACTTATATCAAAATGTAAAATCAAGTTATTATTTACTTTGCATTAATTTAACAATCATCTTATATAATTTACTATAAAAAAAACAAGACTTGCACTTATAAGAAGGCTTACTGCAGAATAAATAATTCTTTTTTTTCCAGTCTCATTAACAATGAAATTTACTGAAACAATAGCCATTGTTACACATATTCCAATCTGCATAGGAAGATATGAACTAAATAGCTGACTAACGTAATAAAAATTATATGTAGTCGTAAATGTGAATATTGTTATAATACTTGTTATGAATGAAGTAACAAATATTAAATAACTTATTAACCTTTTCAAATCAAGTCCCCTCCTTTTTTATATAAATTACTATTATTTTAACATATTTAAAAACTCTTCTTCTGAAATCACTTTGACATTAAGACTTTGTGCTTTATCAAGCTTTGATCCTGCATTTTCACCAGCTAAAACATAATCTGTTTTCTTACTTACACTCCCAGAAACTTTAGCTCCAAGGCTTACAAGTTTTTCTTTTATTCCAATTCTCGAAAAATTTTCAAGAGTTCCTGTAGGTACTACTGTCTTTCCTTCAAAAGGATTTTCTTTAACTTCATTTTTAATAAATACGGGATTAACATTACATTCAAATATCTTTTCTATTGTATTTATTACATTCTCTTCTTTAAAGAAAGCTGCAATATCTCTAGCTACAACATCTCCTATATCTGGTATCTCTACAAGATCATCAAAAGATGCATTTCTTAATTTTTCAAATGATTCAAATTTATTAGCAAGATCCCTTGCTGTCTTTACTCCTACATTTGGAATTCCAAGAGCATATATAAATGCATCAAGACTGCAATTTTTACTCTTTTCTATAGCATTAAGAAGATTATCAGCTTTTTTATCTCCAAATTTTGGCATCTTTAAAAGATCTTCTTTTTTAAGATTATAAAGATCTGATATAGATTTTATATTAAGTTTTTCAAATAGAACTTCTGCTGTTTTCTCTGAAAATCCAGCTATATCCATCGCTTCTCTTGAAGCATAGTGTACTATACTTTTTACAAGCTGAGGTTTACATGAAAGTGTATTCTCACAGAAATAATGTGCCCCATCTAAGAATACATGGCTGCCACATGCAGGACATACAGTTGGAGGCATTATCTCAGATGTTCCATCAAGAGAATCTTTAACTACTCCTGTAATTTCAGGAATTACATCATTACTTCGTCTTACTACAACATTAGCACCTATTCTTATTCCTTTTCTTCTTATATCGTCCATATTATTTAAAGTTGCTCTTTGAACAGTTGCACCTGCAAGCTCAACCGGCTGAAGTATCGCTGTAGGAGCTATTCTTCCGCTTCTTCCAACGCTCCATGAAACATCCTTTATCTTTGTTGTGGCTTCTTGAGCTTCAAACTTATATGCGACTGCCCATTTAGGAAATTTTATAGTATATCCTAGAAGTTCTCTTGTTTTTATATCATCAATTACAATAACAATTCCATCAATATCATAATTTAGATCAAACCTTATGTTTTTTATATACTCAATCTCTTTTTCTATTTCATCCATAGTTATGCATGTTTTCATATAATCATCAACAGGAAGACCTTTTTCTTTTATAAAAGCCATCATCTCTTTATAAGTTTTAAAAGGTGTCCCTTCATTATATCCTACGTCATAAAAAAATGCAGATAAGTTTCTCCTTGCAGTCTCTTTTACATTTAAATTTCTAAGTGCTCCAGCCGCTCCATTTCTAAGATTTTTAAGAGGAACTTTAGCTGATTCATTGTACTTTTCAAAAGCCTCTTCAGTCATAACTGCTTCACCATGAATTTCAACTACATTATGATTATCTATTTTTAAAGGTACTCTCTTTATTGTTTTAATCTGAGGAGTAACATCTTCTCCTGTAATTCCAGTTCCTCTTGTTGCACCAATTTGTAATATTCCATTTTCATCATAAGTAAGATTTATTGTAAGCCCATCAAATTTTTTAGTTAAAATATATTTTAAAGGTGGTAAGTCTTCTCCGATCTCACGCATATGCTTTACAAATTTGACGTTTCTATTATGCCACTCTCTTATCTCTTCAAGGCTCTGAGCTTTTCCAAGACTCCATAAAGGTGCTTTATGAGTATACTTTGTAAATCCTTCAAGAACTGTATCTCCTACTCTTTGAGTTGGCGAATATGGAAGAATATAATTTGTTTCCTCTTCAAGTTTTGAGAGTTTATCATATTCCTTATCGTACTCTTTATCAGTTACAGATGGATCATCAAGTGTATAATACTCATAAGCATATCTATTAAGTTTTTCAACAAGCATTTCAATTTCTTTCTTTTTATCCACTTCAAATCACCTTATCCTTATTTTATAAGTTAATTATATGCTTTTAATTTTGCAAAGGAAAGAAGAAGTATTTTTACTCCTTGTCTATCAAATGCAACTGTTACTTTTTTATCTTTAGAATCTTTCTGAATGCTTACAATAGTTCCGACTCCAAATTTCTGATGAACCACCTTCATTCCAAGAGATATCTCTGATTCAGTAAGATAATCATTGTCTATATTTTCTTGTGAATTCTCAGAATTTAAAGAAGAACTTCTAGATAAATTAAGTCCACTTCCTGAAACTTTTCTATCAGTTGTTCCTCCGCTAAAAAAGTTTCTATCTGATAACTTTTTAACACCTGAAGCTGAAACATACTCTTTTAAATTTGGTTCTATTTCACTTAAAAAATCAGATTGTGAATATGAAACAGTTCTTCCAAATACCCTTCTTTGATCAGCAGAAGTCATAAAAAGCTCTTCTTTTGCTCTTGTTATTCCAACATAGCATAATCTTCTTGCTTCTTCCATTTCCGATTCTTTATTAAACGCTGCATTACTTGGGAAAAGTCCATTTTCCATTCCCACCATAAATACAACTGGAAATTCAAGACCTTTTGCACTATGAACAGTCATAAGTAAAACCGCATCATCTTCGTCTTCAAGCTTATCTGTATCTTGAACTAAAGATACTTGCTCTAAATATGCAGAAAGTGATTTATCATCACTACTCTTTTCAAATTCAACAGCATCTGAAACAAGTTCTTTTAAGTTCTCAATCCTGCTCTTATCTTCAATCTGCTTTGAAGTTTCAAGTTCTTTTAAATAACCTGTTTCTTTTAAGATTGTTTCTATAAGAAGAGATACAGGCATTGTTTCTGCTTCATCCATAAATAAATTTATAAGTGATGCAAAACCACTTATACATGATATATTTCTCTTTGAAAGTGAAGAAACTGTATCACATCTATCTAATACATCGCACAAATTAAGCTCATATTCTCTAGCAAACTCTTGAAGTTTATTTACTGTAGTATCTCCTATACTTCTCTTTGGCACATTTATAATTCTCTTTAAACTTACATCATCTTGTGGATTTATTATAACTTTAAGATAACATAAAATATCTTTAATTTCTTTTCTATCATAGAATCTTGTACCGCCTATAATTCTATATGGAATAGCTTTTCTCCTTAAACTATCTTCAAAAATTCTAGACTGTGCATTTGTTCTATATAATATTGCAAAATCTTTATAATTTTTGTTTTTCTTTATCTGACTAATCTGATTTCCTACAAAATTAGCTTCATCAAGATCAGAATACGCTCTATATATCTTAACTTTCTTTCCATCTTCTTTATCTGTTCTTAAAACTTTTGATTTTCTATTTAAATTATGTTTTATAACTTCATTTGCAGCATTTAATATATTACCTTTTGATCTATAATTTTGTTCAAGTTTTATAACTTTAGCACCTGGATAGTCTTTTTCAAAATCTAATATATTTTTTATATCAGCGCCTCTCCACTGATAAATACACTGATCATCATCACCTACAACACATATATTCTTATATTTCTTAGCAAGAAGTCTTATAAATTCATACTGAACTCTATTTGTATCTTGATATTCATCTACCATTATGTATTTAAATTTATTCTGATAAAATGAGAGGACTTCTTCATCCTTATTAAAGAGTTCAACAGTCTTAAATATAAGATCATCAAAGTCAAGAGCATTGTTTTCATTTAGTCTTTTCTGATACATTTCATATACTGAGGCTATCTTCTTTTCTCTAAAATTAGCTTCATTTTCAATCATATAGCTTTTATAAGTCTGCATTCTATCTTTTGCTCTGCTTATTTTTGAAGTTATCTCCTGCTGTGATATATCTTTATCATCTATATTTAAAATTTTCATGCAGTCTTTTATAAGAACTTTTTGATCTGATGTATCATATATTGTAAAATTCTTTTTATATCCTATTTTATCTATTTCACGTCTCAAAATTCTAACACATGTAGAGTGGAATGTTGAAATCCACATACTATCTGCTTTATCTGAGATAATATTTCTAACTCTGTCTTTCATTTCTTTTGCCGCTTTATTAGTAAATGTAATCGCAAGTATATTATATGAAGGAATATTAAGATCCTCAACCATATGTGCGATTCTATGTGTTAAAACTCTTGTTTTACCAGAACCTGCACCTGCTAATATAAGAACCTGACCATCAACTGTTATAGCTCCTTCATACTGTTCTTTATTAAGTAATGACTTTAAATCCATCATTTTTTCCTCCCTAATACCTTTTCTGATAAATTATATTATACCATAATGTATAATCTATTATTTTAATAAGTTTTATAATTAAATGACGTAAAAAATTCATATATAAAGTATTATGATTTTTTTGTGTCATATTGTATTCAAGTTTTGCAACATCCGCTCTAAATCTGTCTTTTCTTGGTAAACGTTTGTATTAGAGCACAAAAAAAGTGCAACCTTTGGGGCGAGGTTGCACTTCAGCAATAAGCAATAAGCAATAAATAAAAAGGGGGCTATATATTCTTTTTATTTATCCTTGCAACTGATATTATAGGATATTGAACATAAAAATGCAAGTAATATCGTTAATATTATTTCAGTTTTTTAATTTTTATGAATGATTTTAATTCATTTTTCAAAATCATTCGTTACTTAACGTTTAATATACTTAATTCTTCTTCTGATAATTCTCTATATTCACCTTCATCTAAATTTGGATCAAGATGAATGCTTCCAAATTCTTTTCTCTTAAGATAAATTACTTTTTTATCGACTGCTTCGAACATTCTTTTTACTTGATGAAATTTTCCCTCTTGAATTGTAACTAAAACTTCTGAACCATTCTCTGATGCTTTTATTATTTTTAAATCTGCACTCATACACTTATATCCATCATCTAATGTGATACCTTTTTTAAACATAGCAATATCTTTTTCTGTTACTTCTTTGTTAATCTTTGCATAATAAACCTTATCAATATGATTTTTAGGTGATATAAGCCTATGATTAAGTTCTCCATCGTTAGTTAATAAAAGAAGTCCAACTGTATCCTTATCAAGTCTTCCAACTGGAAATGGTTCAAATACTTGATGCTGTGCTTCTAATAAATCTACAACTGTTTCTTCATTATTATCAAATGTAGCAGATATTACACCTGCTGGCTTATTTAACATAAGATATATATACTTTTTATATATAACTCTCTCACCATTTATTTCTATTGATGATTTTAATGGATCAATGCTCATTTTATTATTAGTTGCAACCTCACCATCAACATATACTATTCCCTTTTTTATAAAATTCTTAACATCTTTTCTGCTTCCATATCCTAGATTTGAAATTATTTTATCTAATCGTTCCATAAATATTCCTTTCTTCATCATAAATTAGTAAATTTTCAACTTTAATCATTGCCTCTTTATATTAAATCATAAATTCACAATTAAGTTAATAATAAAAAAGGCCCGCATATTTAAATGCGACAGCCTAATTATTATATATCATATTCAATTTTTTATCCATTTTTCCTATTATTATAGTCTGTAAGAACTGCTGGTACATAATTTCTAGTTTCAAGAGGCATTTTATAAAGATCTGCAGAACTTGTAACTCCTCTACTTTTCATTGTTCCTGCACCTGCGCTATACGCCATAAGACCAAGACTAAGATTTCCTCCGAACTGATCTATACAGTTTTTTAAAAGATGTGTTCCACCATCAACATTCTGATTTATATCATAACCATTTGTTACTCCATATGCGCTAAAATTTGCAGGCATAAGCTGCATAAGTCCCTGTGCTCCTGCTGATGATGTAACATTTGGCTTAAAATTTGATTCATGATTAATTATTGATAAAATCAAGTTTTCATCAATTCCATATTTTTTAGATGCACTTTTTACAGCATTCATTATCTTTGACATATCAGCAGTATTTGATTGACTATATGATTGTCCATAATACGCCGGCACCATTCCATTTACGATAAGGGGAAGATTCTCAAGGTTTATTCCCTCAGCACATTGTTGTTTTGCTCCGCTATGAACAAGTGGACTTCCTTCTTCTACTGCAGCTGATGAATTTGAATCACTTCCATTTTTTGAATCATTTAAAAGATTCTGCATTAAATATGCAAATGCTATATCTTGCACACCACTTGTATCACTATCCGATGATGTATCCGAGCTTGATGTAAGTTGTCTATTTCCCATCATTGATAATGCAAGTAGCTGCTCCTGAGACATGCCATTTAACTGAGTAATATCCATTTTATCCTCCATAATATTTCAATACTTTTCTTATGTTTATTATAATATTTTTATCTATTTTTTGCAAAACTATACAAATTAATATACAGTAAATGATTCTTCTGCATAATCGTCATAATTTTTTGTGCTATAGAAATTTTTTGCAAGAACAAGAACTTTAAATTTACCTTTATCAAAAGGTATAAAAGTGTAATACTGCTTTTTACTATATGGCTGAACCTTTGTCCACTCATTTTTTTTCATTATATAAAATTCATATAATATATCGCATCCTCCACAACTTTGTGCTTTTATTTCAATTTCATCATTAGATAAAAGTTTTTCATTATTTCCTCTTATATCTATTTTTGTATTTACAATAGGAAGACTTTCTTCAACATTTATAACAACTGTCTTTTTAGAATCAAATTCATTTCTACATTTAATATTTTTTGCATATATATCAAAAACATATTTTCCTGCTACTTTAGGAATAAATCTAAATTTTTTTGACATTTGATATTCTATCTCTTCTATTTTATTCTGATTAAAAGTTGTTTCATATCTAACTAAAGCTTCATTTGTATTTTCTATTATACATTCAATTTCAATTTCATCGCCTACAATAAAAGACTGTCTGCATGGAAGAATTATATAATCTATTTTTGCAGGAAGATACTTTAAAACATTTATTTTTGCAACTGATTCACAATCATACTCTTTTTCACTATACTTATCTTTTGTCCTAATAACAACTTCATAATGTCCGCTTTCTTTTGGCGTAAATGTTATCCAATTTTTTTTACTATATCTATAAAATTTTATCTTTTTATCATCTTGTTTTACTGAAAATTCATACTGAAGATGTGTTCCTCCTTCAGCCTTTACCATAATATTTATTCTGTCACCTAAAACAGCTTGACTTCCTTTATCAACAAGTATCTCTTTTATTTTAGGAGATTTTATTCCCCTTTTTTCAATAAAAAATTCTTTGCTAAGTAAGGTTTCGCATTCCCCTTTATAATTTTCATTTTTAGCATATACTGTGATTTTATATTCACCTGCTTCTTTAGGCTGCCATAAAAAAACATTACTTTGTGAATATCCAGAATCTTCTTTTATAATTCCATCAACATCAAATTTATATACTACTCTTCCTCCACCTTCTGAATAAACTTTAAACTTTATATCCATTCCAGTTGCCTGTGGAGATTCCTTGTCAGATTCAAGAGCTCTTATTTTTATATCTTCATATGGCTTTATCTCATAAAAAGCAATAGCTCTATCATCATATTCCTTTTCAGATAGTAATTCTTTTGCTAAACAAAGCATTCTGTATTTACCAGGTTCATGCTCAACATACTTTACTGTATCTAATGTTGAATAATCTTGAATGCATGTTTTTTTCCCATCAAGAGTGATCTTGTAAAATTTATATAATACATCACTTTCACTCTTTTTTTCTATACCAACTTTAAATTCGACCTCATTTCCAGCAATAAGTTTTTTAGATAAAGACTTAAATTCTACGATTTGAATCTTCTGTTTTTCCTTTACATTAATCTTTATAATTTTATCCTCTTCAAAATTTTCTCCTGAAGACGACTTCTTACACTGTACAAGTATCTCATTTATTCCACAATTAGAAGGAACATATGATAAAATATTCGATGCATCATAATCTTTTAAAAGTTTCCATTCATCATTTTTCTTTATATAAAATCTATATAACATATTTTTTATATTATTACATCGTACAGTAATTACACATTTTTCCCCTTCATATGGTTCTTTATTATTAATATCAATCTTTTCAATACATACTTTTTCCTGAGTATCATTTTTATATGAACTAAGACTTTCTGCTTCTTTTTCAGTAATTTTAAATTTTTCTCTCCCAAGATACTCAATTGACGCATTCTCATCTTTT
It includes:
- the gatB gene encoding Asp-tRNA(Asn)/Glu-tRNA(Gln) amidotransferase subunit GatB codes for the protein MEFESVIGLEVHCELLTKTKIYCGCTTEFGGMPNTHVCPVCLGLPGSLPKLNKRVVELGMKAGLALNCSITKLSRMDRKNYFYPDCPKNYQITQDELPLCRDGYIDIEDADENIKRIGIERIHIEEDAGKLLHTKRGTLVDYNRAGVALIEIVSRPDMRTPEEATAYLTKLKSILNSIGASDCKMEEGSLRCDVNISVRKKGTEKFGIRTEIKNMNSFKALEKALRYEHDRQVEAIEKGEELKVQTRRWDENEAKTTVMRSKEEANDYRYFPEGDLVTINISDNWIDKVKKSIPELPYEKEKRFIEDYKLPKYDAHVLTLTDSMADFFDETAKISKDPKASSNWIMGDISRLMNEKGTWIEELKFKPSDVAELIEVIKNKTITNAIGKKVVEEMFNTGSSPKTIIDEKGLKVNNDEGALLKVVAEVLDENPQVVEQYRSGKQNILGFAVGKVMQKTKGQANPRIANKLVAEEVKKRI
- the gatA gene encoding Asp-tRNA(Asn)/Glu-tRNA(Gln) amidotransferase subunit GatA, producing the protein MDFTKYKAHELKDIISKKEASVQEITKSHIEKIKSTESKVNAFLYVAEDEALKRAEALDEKIKKGEDLGVLGGVPLALKDNISVRGMQNTCASKILKSYVSPYDATVTEKALNEDAVIIGKTNMDEFAMGSSTENSAYKITKNPWDLNRVPGGSSGGSAAAVAAEETPIALGTDTGGSVRQPASFCGIVGLKPTYGRVSRSGVVAYGSTLDQVGTLGRDVEDCALSLQAIAGIDSKDFTTVDKNVPLYKNFLNEDVRGKKIAVPKEFFKEGLDENVKSAIYNALDVFKKNGAEVSEVSLPLADYAISAYYIIACAEASSNLARFDGIRYGHRTENPEDAIDVYFKSRSEGFGKEVKKRIMLGTYALSSGYYDAYYKKALKVRNLIKGDFERIFKSYDAIISPTAPTPAYKIGEKTNNALEMYLGDIYTVPVNIAGIPAISLPCGEANGLPVGLQIMGNYFREDNLFNLAYSYEKSTTWHEKKPNL
- the gatC gene encoding Asp-tRNA(Asn)/Glu-tRNA(Gln) amidotransferase subunit GatC: MSVSKKDVEYVAELARLEFNDKEKEELQEGLNQILGYFEKLNELDTEKEDIIVNPYYIENKFREDEVEPSLQLDDVINNAPDNLEEYVLVPTIIRE
- the ligA gene encoding NAD-dependent DNA ligase LigA — encoded protein: MLVEKLNRYAYEYYTLDDPSVTDKEYDKEYDKLSKLEEETNYILPYSPTQRVGDTVLEGFTKYTHKAPLWSLGKAQSLEEIREWHNRNVKFVKHMREIGEDLPPLKYILTKKFDGLTINLTYDENGILQIGATRGTGITGEDVTPQIKTIKRVPLKIDNHNVVEIHGEAVMTEEAFEKYNESAKVPLKNLRNGAAGALRNLNVKETARRNLSAFFYDVGYNEGTPFKTYKEMMAFIKEKGLPVDDYMKTCITMDEIEKEIEYIKNIRFDLNYDIDGIVIVIDDIKTRELLGYTIKFPKWAVAYKFEAQEATTKIKDVSWSVGRSGRIAPTAILQPVELAGATVQRATLNNMDDIRRKGIRIGANVVVRRSNDVIPEITGVVKDSLDGTSEIMPPTVCPACGSHVFLDGAHYFCENTLSCKPQLVKSIVHYASREAMDIAGFSEKTAEVLFEKLNIKSISDLYNLKKEDLLKMPKFGDKKADNLLNAIEKSKNCSLDAFIYALGIPNVGVKTARDLANKFESFEKLRNASFDDLVEIPDIGDVVARDIAAFFKEENVINTIEKIFECNVNPVFIKNEVKENPFEGKTVVPTGTLENFSRIGIKEKLVSLGAKVSGSVSKKTDYVLAGENAGSKLDKAQSLNVKVISEEEFLNMLK
- the pcrA gene encoding DNA helicase PcrA, with product MDLKSLLNKEQYEGAITVDGQVLILAGAGSGKTRVLTHRIAHMVEDLNIPSYNILAITFTNKAAKEMKDRVRNIISDKADSMWISTFHSTCVRILRREIDKIGYKKNFTIYDTSDQKVLIKDCMKILNIDDKDISQQEITSKISRAKDRMQTYKSYMIENEANFREKKIASVYEMYQKRLNENNALDFDDLIFKTVELFNKDEEVLSFYQNKFKYIMVDEYQDTNRVQYEFIRLLAKKYKNICVVGDDDQCIYQWRGADIKNILDFEKDYPGAKVIKLEQNYRSKGNILNAANEVIKHNLNRKSKVLRTDKEDGKKVKIYRAYSDLDEANFVGNQISQIKKNKNYKDFAILYRTNAQSRIFEDSLRRKAIPYRIIGGTRFYDRKEIKDILCYLKVIINPQDDVSLKRIINVPKRSIGDTTVNKLQEFAREYELNLCDVLDRCDTVSSLSKRNISCISGFASLINLFMDEAETMPVSLLIETILKETGYLKELETSKQIEDKSRIENLKELVSDAVEFEKSSDDKSLSAYLEQVSLVQDTDKLEDEDDAVLLMTVHSAKGLEFPVVFMVGMENGLFPSNAAFNKESEMEEARRLCYVGITRAKEELFMTSADQRRVFGRTVSYSQSDFLSEIEPNLKEYVSASGVKKLSDRNFFSGGTTDRKVSGSGLNLSRSSSLNSENSQENIDNDYLTESEISLGMKVVHQKFGVGTIVSIQKDSKDKKVTVAFDRQGVKILLLSFAKLKAYN
- a CDS encoding pseudouridine synthase; this encodes MERLDKIISNLGYGSRKDVKNFIKKGIVYVDGEVATNNKMSIDPLKSSIEINGERVIYKKYIYLMLNKPAGVISATFDNNEETVVDLLEAQHQVFEPFPVGRLDKDTVGLLLLTNDGELNHRLISPKNHIDKVYYAKINKEVTEKDIAMFKKGITLDDGYKCMSADLKIIKASENGSEVLVTIQEGKFHQVKRMFEAVDKKVIYLKRKEFGSIHLDPNLDEGEYRELSEEELSILNVK
- a CDS encoding lytic transglycosylase domain-containing protein, whose protein sequence is MDITQLNGMSQEQLLALSMMGNRQLTSSSDTSSDSDTSGVQDIAFAYLMQNLLNDSKNGSDSNSSAAVEEGSPLVHSGAKQQCAEGINLENLPLIVNGMVPAYYGQSYSQSNTADMSKIMNAVKSASKKYGIDENLILSIINHESNFKPNVTSSAGAQGLMQLMPANFSAYGVTNGYDINQNVDGGTHLLKNCIDQFGGNLSLGLMAYSAGAGTMKSRGVTSSADLYKMPLETRNYVPAVLTDYNNRKNG
- a CDS encoding triple tyrosine motif-containing protein, producing the protein MDLLELKEMNVLFDKEIPQKEGSCIKISAIYESENKIQLEYKFICGLNGVWSTIQDFSEKDSCIWIPKEKGEYMIMVQGKQKDENASIEYLGREKFKITEKEAESLSSYKNDTQEKVCIEKIDINNKEPYEGEKCVITVRCNNIKNMLYRFYIKKNDEWKLLKDYDASNILSYVPSNCGINEILVQCKKSSSGENFEEDKIIKINVKEKQKIQIVEFKSLSKKLIAGNEVEFKVGIEKKSESDVLYKFYKITLDGKKTCIQDYSTLDTVKYVEHEPGKYRMLCLAKELLSEKEYDDRAIAFYEIKPYEDIKIRALESDKESPQATGMDIKFKVYSEGGGRVVYKFDVDGIIKEDSGYSQSNVFLWQPKEAGEYKITVYAKNENYKGECETLLSKEFFIEKRGIKSPKIKEILVDKGSQAVLGDRINIMVKAEGGTHLQYEFSVKQDDKKIKFYRYSKKNWITFTPKESGHYEVVIRTKDKYSEKEYDCESVAKINVLKYLPAKIDYIILPCRQSFIVGDEIEIECIIENTNEALVRYETTFNQNKIEEIEYQMSKKFRFIPKVAGKYVFDIYAKNIKCRNEFDSKKTVVINVEESLPIVNTKIDIRGNNEKLLSNDEIEIKAQSCGGCDILYEFYIMKKNEWTKVQPYSKKQYYTFIPFDKGKFKVLVLAKNFYSTKNYDDYAEESFTVY